The sequence GGCTTTAGATAGTCTTTCTGGGGGACAAAGACAGCGAGCCTGGATTGCAATGGTATTGGCTCAAGATACGGATATTTTGTTGCTAGATGAACCTACAACCTTTCTCGATTTATCCCATCAGGTAGATTTATTAGATTTACTAGACGAACTGCAAGAAACTAAGCAGAAAACCATTGTAATGATTCTGCACGACCTCAATCTCTCCTGTCGCTATGCCGATTATTTAGTCGCCGTACAGCAGGGTAAAGTATACGCTACGGGAACTCCAGAACAGGTAATGACAGAAGAGACAGTGCGAGATGTATTTAATTTGGAATGTCGTATCGTTAGCGATCCTTTGGCAGATACGCCCATGTGTATTCCTATTGGACGGAAAGTGAATGTAAAACAAGAAAACTAGGAGTATAAGAGCCAATAGCTGAGAAATAAGATAATTTTATGATGAATGACGATAAAAGTTGGTTGATTTTTGCAGTATTATCGGCATTCTTTGCAGCTTTAACGACTATTTTTGCCAAGGTGGGAATAGAGGGGGTTAATTCCAATTTAGCTACGGCGATTCGGACTGTGGTAATTTTGGTTATAGCCTGGGGATTGGTCTATGCAGAAGGTACGTTTGGAGGATTATTTGAACTAAACTCAAAGACACTACTGTTCTTAGTTTTGTCAGGAATGGCAACGGGATTATCATGGCTTTGTTATTTTAGAGCCTTACAACTCGGTCCTGCTTCCTTAGTTGCCCCAATCGACAAGTCTAGTCTAGTTTTAATTGCGTTACTTTCAGTAATGTTTTTGAGAGAACCGTTGACACTTAAGATGGTTGTAGGAACGGGATTAATTTTAATCGGAACGCTAGTGCTAATCTAATCTCAATTCATCGCCGTGCTTTCTTCTTGAGTAGGATTAGCAGCCATATTGCCAATTTCGCGATCGATAAAAAAGATTCCTTGTCCCTCTGTGCCAATGAGCTTAATTTTATCGAGAATACTTTTAAACAAAAATTCTTCTTGATGTTGTTCTGTTACATACCATTGAAGAAACTGGAGAGTAGCGTAATCTGGTTCGGTATTAGCTAAATGTACCAAATCGTTAATCTTACTAGTAACTAACTGTTCGTGTTCGTAAATTTGCTCGAACATTGGGGTTATAGAATCAAACTCAAATGGTGGTGCCTGCATTCCACTAATGACAGCATAAGCTCCTGTTTCCTGAAGATAATTAAATAAACGGCGCATATGCGACATTTCTTCGTCTGCGTGTTGGCTCAAGAAAGCAGCGCAGCCATCAAGGGCTTTATGAGCGCACCAAGAACTCATTTGTAGGTAAAGATGAGAAGAATAGATCTCTAAATTAATTTGTTGATTGAGGCGATCGATTATTTTTTGAGATAGCATATTTATCGCTCGAATTTCGGGTTATTGCAATTAATTATTAATACCATGTCTGTTCGACT is a genomic window of Pleurocapsa sp. PCC 7319 containing:
- a CDS encoding ABC transporter ATP-binding protein, which translates into the protein YQINLSFSLNLRCVRPSRYPYQSWMQQWSKEDEDKVTEALEITTMTELADRALDSLSGGQRQRAWIAMVLAQDTDILLLDEPTTFLDLSHQVDLLDLLDELQETKQKTIVMILHDLNLSCRYADYLVAVQQGKVYATGTPEQVMTEETVRDVFNLECRIVSDPLADTPMCIPIGRKVNVKQEN
- a CDS encoding EamA family transporter; its protein translation is MNDDKSWLIFAVLSAFFAALTTIFAKVGIEGVNSNLATAIRTVVILVIAWGLVYAEGTFGGLFELNSKTLLFLVLSGMATGLSWLCYFRALQLGPASLVAPIDKSSLVLIALLSVMFLREPLTLKMVVGTGLILIGTLVLI
- the ftnA gene encoding non-heme ferritin — translated: MLSQKIIDRLNQQINLEIYSSHLYLQMSSWCAHKALDGCAAFLSQHADEEMSHMRRLFNYLQETGAYAVISGMQAPPFEFDSITPMFEQIYEHEQLVTSKINDLVHLANTEPDYATLQFLQWYVTEQHQEEFLFKSILDKIKLIGTEGQGIFFIDREIGNMAANPTQEESTAMN